Proteins found in one Abyssisolibacter fermentans genomic segment:
- a CDS encoding LysM peptidoglycan-binding domain-containing protein translates to MYRIPCPKGTMKYTIKPGDTLYKIAIKYNITVPMLLFFNPFVNPYNLMIGSVICVPKQEVKCPNGKFHTVKEGDTLFTIANMHNISYNALKKANPSIDFDNLQVGMQICTPPYKPSKPCPNNRTYIIKSGETISSIAEKFVVSATDMLKLNPEMAPGEFVEGRLICLPAEAPV, encoded by the coding sequence ATGTATAGAATACCTTGCCCCAAAGGAACAATGAAATACACTATAAAACCGGGAGATACTCTATATAAAATAGCAATTAAATATAATATAACAGTACCAATGCTATTATTCTTTAATCCATTTGTTAATCCGTACAATTTAATGATTGGTAGCGTGATTTGTGTTCCTAAACAGGAAGTAAAATGTCCTAATGGTAAATTTCATACAGTTAAAGAAGGAGATACTTTGTTCACAATAGCAAATATGCATAATATATCATATAATGCTTTAAAAAAAGCAAATCCAAGTATTGATTTTGATAATTTACAAGTAGGTATGCAAATATGTACTCCTCCATATAAACCAAGTAAACCTTGTCCAAATAATAGAACTTATATTATTAAAAGTGGTGAAACTATATCAAGTATAGCAGAAAAATTTGTTGTATCAGCCACTGATATGTTAAAATTGAATCCTGAAATGGCTCCAGGAGAATTCGTTGAGGGGAGACTTATTTGTCTACCTGCTGAAGCTCCTGTTTAA